DNA sequence from the Nicotiana tomentosiformis chromosome 3, ASM39032v3, whole genome shotgun sequence genome:
CTTGTAGGGATAAGTCACGTGCCTCGGTCTTATTATCCGAGCTACGTGCTAGTGCCTTAGTATTTGGGACTTCTTTCCAGCGTGTAGCATCCTGTTTCGTGCAGGGACTCGCTGATCGGTTGGCTCTGGTGCAGCCACTTGGCACGGTTGGTTATGTTGCTACCCCTGCTATGAATAAAACCGACATGGTCTTggagaaaaaagaagaagctttAAGGCTGTTATATGAGATATGTCCACATATTCAATTTGGTCATTTTGTGGCCAATTGTTCAATATTGGAAGCCTTTGAGGGAGAGAGTTTCATTCATGTGGTTGATTTGGGGATGAGCCTTGGCTTGCCTCATGGTCACCAATGGCGTCGTCTTATTCAGAGTCTTGCTAATCGTCCTGGTCAACCCCCACGTCGCCTTAGGATCACTGCTGTTGGACAAAATATTGAGAAAGTCCAAATCATTGGAGATGAGCTTGAGGCATATGCAAGAAGCCTTGGTATTAATTTGGAGTTTTCAGCTGTGGAGAGCAATTTGGAAAACCTTAAGCCAAAGGACATCAAAGTATATGATGGCGAAGTCCTCGTGGTTAACAGCATTCTTCAGCTCCATTGCGTGGTGAAGGAAAGTCGCGGTGCTCTCAACTCTGTTCTGCAGGTAGTTCATGAACTATCTCCCAAGATTCTAGTCCTTGTGGAGCAAGACTCGAGCCACAACGGACCCTTTTTTCTTGGGAGATTCATGGAAGCGTTGCATTATTACTCTGCTATTTTCGACTCCCTTGATGTCATGCTGCCAAAGTATGACACTAAGCGCGCGAAGATAGAGCAATTTTACTTTGCGGAGGAGATTAAGAACATTGTGAGTTGCGAGGGACCAGCACGAGTGGAAAGACACGAGAGGGTGGACCAATGGCGTAGGAGGATGAGCCGAGCAGGTTTTCAGGCAGCGCCGATTAAGATGGTGTCACAAGCAAAGCAGTGGCTGGCCAAAGTGAATGCATATGAAGGATTTACTATCACAGAAGAGAAGGGTTGCTTGGTTCTTGGCTGGAAATCAAagcctattgtagctgcctcttgctGGAAATGCTGATCAACTCTTTGCCTTACCACAATTTCCATTTAATTCCTAATAAATGAGTGAATGATCTGAGTGTGTGCCTCGTTTGAGTTTTTTAGGACTCTTGAGTTTGGAGTTTAACAATAAGAACATCTGATAAGTTGAATGTCATCTTTTCAGATGGAGAGTGATAAAATAAAGTTATAGTTGTTCCTGTATAGCTTGACATTCCTTTCATTTTTTGAGTTCTCCAAACACTAAGTTAGTGTCCTCATTACTAACCCTTTGACACTCCCCCTATCAAGAAGACAATATCGAGTTCTCTCAAAAAAATGTACTATATGTGTTATTATTAGCACTTTACCGAATAGTAGAAATTTGTTGTACTTAAAGAAAAGACATCAGCTTGTTCCTATGCATAAAGCATATAAATATTATGACGATCTAatgtcaaaggaaactcttacgTCACATTTTTCAAAGAAATATCCTATTGACAATTTATGATAATTCTAACCACTAGGAATTATCCAGTGAGtcagttcaatgatcatatctctatatgtatcgtctatctatgtgatttaattaatgagatcaactaatctttatctcATAAaaacgatcacataaatattgatctaaccggattactaatgtccaaattaataatcctacgatcaagaacaaatttcgattaaattataagaaactttactctcattatcatgatctccatcacgatgacaagtctcaaaatttaatcaaggaccttatcaaattaatcaagcaattaataataatgataaaaaaaatatcaaatgccatatatattttatatgaaataacgttcacaaaaatatgttcaaatcatcaaatatgagattggatctaaGACATATTTATTATATCCCTAACACTTTTTATATTATTGAGATGATTTGAGATTCGGTCCGAACCTAGTCCAAGTAAACTCTTCTCTATTTGTTTCAACATACCAGGTGACATGGAAATTGTGGCAATTCCTACATGAGTAAATGATCATCTGCTACAACGTTGTCATGTTAGTGTGTGCCTAGTTTGAGTTTTTTAGGACTCTATTATACTATTCGTCGAACATTAAGAGTGGAATTGGGATAAAAACTAGTTTTCTAAAACACATACATAAAACTGTGAGCTTTACATTTCAAACAGTTCAtcgttttccttttcttttcttctctttttcaaaTTGTTTTTCTAATTGGTGAAGTAGTTCTTCGTTTAAGAATATATACAGTGCCTAATGATGTATTATGTTAATTAATTTCAGGTGATTAAGCTGTcaaagaggaggaagaggagtaaaaataaagttttaatgTTTTATTCCTAATCATGTATTAGTAGATGATTTGCTATTAATTATCCTTTATGTTGAAAGTCTCTAGGTTATGTTTTTGGTCTTCCTTGTGTTTCAGCGATAACTAGGCATATCTGTCAAAATCTTAGTAGTAATAATAAGAATATTATAATACATAAAATCTCTCATCTAATAGTATCCTTTATAACAAAGAACTCCTACTGGTTTCGAGGTTCTATATGCAAATTTAAGTGGCAGATTTAAGATGTTGTGCAGATGTTTATGCCCTTTTTATATAATGCAATTACTGGCAAAAGACCCCAAAAACAAATAGagagaattttaaaaaaaacaaatatgTGGTGTGAACGCGTGTGAAGTGTGGGGCGGGTGGATCCGAGTTTAAATTCTATGCGGGTCGGGTTAAAATTGTGCAGAACCCGCCCACGCTCGCACTGTCTGCCTTTACTATGACTCTAtacaactctctctctctctcctaaaAACCTCATTCTTATctctgaaaaaaagaaaaagaaaaaaagaaaccaCACCATAAGTCCATAATCATATACATGTAGCTGAAATCCCATCAATTTCTGAGTCCACAGAATTCAGCTATTTCCCTTAGctcaaaagataaaagaaaagaaaaaaaatgaaga
Encoded proteins:
- the LOC104098456 gene encoding GRAS family protein RAD1-like; translated protein: MTYDMVTGFLSLEPCNNDQIGYDPLENGLYLSHKELAYSLNPYTAGFKRNAASMFSSLSNESGDFKRLRRTPSLGESLGSNSNSFYSDSSSSSSGGGGSIPRTDSTNSVNSLQLAPRLHFRDHVWALNQRYLAAEAIEEAAADIISQEEENGEGMKLVQLLITCAEAVACRDKSRASVLLSELRASALVFGTSFQRVASCFVQGLADRLALVQPLGTVGYVATPAMNKTDMVLEKKEEALRLLYEICPHIQFGHFVANCSILEAFEGESFIHVVDLGMSLGLPHGHQWRRLIQSLANRPGQPPRRLRITAVGQNIEKVQIIGDELEAYARSLGINLEFSAVESNLENLKPKDIKVYDGEVLVVNSILQLHCVVKESRGALNSVLQVVHELSPKILVLVEQDSSHNGPFFLGRFMEALHYYSAIFDSLDVMLPKYDTKRAKIEQFYFAEEIKNIVSCEGPARVERHERVDQWRRRMSRAGFQAAPIKMVSQAKQWLAKVNAYEGFTITEEKGCLVLGWKSKPIVAASCWKC